A genomic window from Silene latifolia isolate original U9 population chromosome 11, ASM4854445v1, whole genome shotgun sequence includes:
- the LOC141613692 gene encoding uncharacterized protein LOC141613692, which yields MLLLRALSTFSASSGLRVNASKSEVVFNGVAATLKLDIIQVSGFQEVSLPFKYLGIPVQAVRLTRSDCKVLIDKIVCRIRGIGDRKLRYAGRLVLINSVFNTLHNYWASIFLILKGVISRIEMICMNFLCTGDAEYHRAPLVAWQKVCCSKKEGGLGVKDARVWNIATVGKLVNWIYTKADRQWVLWIDHVYMKGADWNSYQPPPDSNWNWRNICKVRAMLAAGFQGTKWLASPTGYTLASGYQWMQGTHSPVPWFKDVWDGWAIPKHSLIGWLIKHEALNTRAKLYSLGLCDTNRCVLCEREEEEHGHLFGTCDYSSRIVALLEDWLHVTLGTATGISKVQKKVYRLIILACWYAVWMERNKCRIELKLRRPGAVAEEIKTIMKSRLLQVVPRPILVGDKVWLESLGLSI from the coding sequence ATGCTGCTTCTGAGGGCTTTATCTACATTCTCTGCTTCTTCTGGATTGAGGGTTAATGCCTCAAAATCTGAAGTTGTATTCAATGGTGTAGCTGCTACTCTCAAATTGGATATTATTCAAGTCTCAGGTTTCCAGGAAGTTTCTTTGCCTTTCAAATATCTGGGCATTCCAGTGCAGGCAGTAAGGTTAACAAGAAGTGACTGCAAGGTTTTAATTGATAAAATTGTTTGCAGAATCAGAGGAATTGGGGATAGAAAATTAAGATATGCAGGCAGACTAGTTCTTATAAATTCTGTTTTTAACACTTTACATAATTACTGGGCCTCAATCTTTTTGATTCTTAAAGGAGTTATAAGTAGGATTGAAATGATCTGCATGAACTTCTTATGCACTGGTGATGCTGAATATCATAGAGCTCCTCTTGTTGCATGGCAGAAAGTGTGTTGCAGTAAGAAGGAAGGTGGTTTAGGTGTGAAAGATGCTAGGGTGTGGAATATTGCAACTGTGGGTAAACTTGTCAATTGGATTTATACCAAGGCTGATCGTCAATGGGtactttggattgatcatgtgtatatgaaaggggcAGATTGGAATAGTTATCAACCTCCTCCAGATTCAAACTGGAACTGGAGGAATATCTGTAAAGTTAGGGCTATGTTAGCTGCTGGTTTTCAGGGCACTAAGTGGCTAGCAAGTCCTACTGGTTATACTCTTGCTTCTGGATACCAGTGGATGCAGGGTACACACTCCCCTGTCCCCTGGTTCAAGGATGTTTGGGATGGCTGGGCTATTCCTAAGCATTCACTCATTGGTTGGCTTATCAAACATGAAGCATTGAACACAAGAGCAAAACTGTATTCATTGGGCCTGTGTGATACTAACAGGTGTGTTCTTTGTGAGAGGGAAGAAGAAGAGCATGGACATCTGTTTGGGACCTGTGATTATAGTTCCAGGATTGTTGCTCTGTTAGAGGATTGGTTACATGTCACTTTGGGCACAGCCACTGGTATTTCCAAGGTGCAAAAGAAAGTTTATAGATTGATCATACTGGCATGTTGGTATGCAGTCTGGATGGAGAGAAACAAATGTCGCATTGAACTTAAACTGAGAAGACCTGGTGCTGTTGCAGAAGAGATCAAAACCATTATGAAGTCAAGGCTGCTGCAAGTTGTTCCTCGACCTATTCTAGTAGGTGATAAAGTTTGGCTTGAAAGCTTGGGACTTAGTATCTGA